The sequence below is a genomic window from Candidatus Eisenbacteria bacterium.
AGACGTTCCTCGTCGAGCCAGCGCGGGTTCTGGATCACGCCGGAGTCGCGAATCAGACAGAGCGAGTCTGCGGCGACGCGGCCGAGAGATAGGCCCCACAGATCGCGGCGTCCGCCGGGACGCGTCGTCGAGACGACGGCGCGCGTCCCGGCGCCTGCGGCGTCAAGGCCATGCGGCATCCAGCCCCTCGGCCAAGCAAGGAGGGGCTCGAGGAAGATGGCTCCACCTCTCTCGGGGATCGCGGCCGCGGCCAGCGCGGAGCCTCGCGACGATTCCGAGATCGCGATCACCCGCCGAGAGGCGATCGTGTCGACCTCCACGACTCTCGCCCCCGACGTGAGGAAGCGAAACCCGGACCCGGGTTCCCAGATGCCGAGATCCTGGACGATCGATCCATGGGACGCGCGGTGCCAGCGCGGAACGAGGACCCGGCCGTCGGGGAGGGGGCAGGGGCGCTCGGTGAAGCCTCCCGAAACGATGCGTCTCATCCGGCCGTCCGCATCCCGTCGCAGGAGCGATCCCTCCGCCTGACGGGCGGTCGGCTGCCCGGTCCACCACGAGACTCCGTCGAGGGCCCGCGACGCGTGCTGCGGGAAGGCGGGGGCGGGACGGAGAGGCTTGCCGATCGAGTCCGGGCTCTCGCCCCGGCGGTACCTCTCGCCATAGAAGGCGATCATCTCGCGGCGAAAGCGTTCGTAGAGCCGCTCTCTCCCGGGCCCGTAGGCCGCCTTCTCCGCCGCCGCGTAGCTGTAGAGGCCGAGCCTCCCCGCGGGTCGGATCAGGCGCGGCACGAGCGAATCCCCGTACGTCGCGGCCAACCACCGGACGCGCGCGTTGCCTGTCGCGTAGAGAAGCCGGCCGTCTCGGGGCCATCGACCAAGCCCCTCTTCCAGCAGCGCCGCGCCGACGGTCTGATCGCCGCGCGGCACATTCCACGACTCCGCGGTCCACTGCGCGATCCCCTCGTGAAGCCAGCGCGGCGGATAGAGGCCGAGCGGGAAGGCCAGGGTTCCCACCCAGGTCCTCGAGCCCCAAGAAACGAGGATGTGCGCATACTCGTGGACGAGGACTTCCTCGAACCAGGATCTCGATCCTGCGAAGGAGCGCTGCGAGGTTTGGGACGGGATCCAGGCAAAGAAGTAGTCGTGTCCGACGGCCGCTCCATTGGCGATCTGGTCCTGATCGGAGAGGTAGACGCGGGTGCGACGCTCCGGGAAGACGTCGAGACGCCGACACAAGGGCCCATGGAAACGTTCCAGGATCGACGCGGCGTCGTAGGCCCACTCCCGCAAGGGCTCGTGGTAGAAGATCCGGAAGTGGGCGGTCCGGATCTCCTGCCATCGCAACTCCGGATGGTTGCGGCCGTTCATCATCACGAAGGTCCCCTGCGCCTGCAGGAGGGAGGCGGCTGGCAGGCAGATTGCGAGGAGGACTCCGCGGCGCAGCATCCTGTCGAGACGCATCGCTCCCACTCCCGTGACCCTTGTGTCAGGGTTCGGCCGGCCCGGGGGACCGGCCTTCATCCAGAGGCCGAACCTATCCGTCGCCGCCGGTATGGTCAACCGCCGCGCGTTCCCCGGCGCGCGGCTCCCGGGAAACCCTTGACGCGTCGACGGAGCGATGTGGTAGATTGCCCGTGCTCGGCCGCAGCCCCCAAGGCGAGCCGACAGTCGCGACCCGCGCGGCGGATCGCGGCCCGATACTTCCTCGGCGGACGGAATCGCCGTGCCGCCTGCCTCCCGAGGACCGGTTCCAGGCTCGCAAGCTGATACCAAGCGCTGTGAGATCCCTTGGGAGGGATGATTGATGAGTCCTCACGCAGTCTTCGATCGTCGCGTCCGTCAGCTCAGTCTATTCACGGTGCCTCTGAGGGAAGCGGAGTCGGCATGGCTGTCCGGCATCGAGCGGGAAGCCCGGGAGCTTCTCGAGTCCTCAACTGCGAACCGCGAGTCGAGGGAAGAGAGCCGCGGCCGCCTCGATGGGGCGAGGGCGATCGCTCATCTCATCGCCGACGCGGCGGGGGAGCGCGCCATCTGCTGCGCCATCGGCATGCTCGCCCTCGAGGGCGGGCGCTGGCCCTCTGCCGTCGAGGCCTTCGAGACCGTGTTTCGCTTGTCGACCGATCGCCGGGACCAGGCCCTGGCCCTCCTCGGAAAGGCGCGCGCCCTGCGGGAGACCGATCCGCCCGCCGCCTCCCTCTCTTGCTGCGCCGCCGCGCTGCGGCGCGCGCGATGGGGCGCTCGAGGGCTCCTCATCTCCCGGATCCGACTCCTCGTCGCGGAAGGATACCTGCTGACGGGAGATCTCCGCAGAGCGCGGCGTTGCCTGGATCGGCTCGGGGAGATCGCGGGCCCGCAGGGGCAGCGATGGCTCCGCGCGTCGTTTCTGCGGGCGGAAGCGGAGCTCCTGCGCGCCCAGTGCCGCCACGGCGCGGCCGAGGCCCTCTTCAAGGAGGCGATAGAGGTCGTGAGGACCGCCGAAGGCCCCTGCGTCCCCGGGGGAGCGACGCGGACATCGCTCCTGCGCCTCCTGGCCCGATGTCTGCTCGATCAGGGCCGGCGGGAGGAAGCGGGGCAGCGGATCGAGGAAGCTCTTGCCGCGGCGGACGGGACCGATCCCCTCGAAAGGCGTCGCGTCGAGTTTCAGGGGGCGATGCTCCGCTACGCCGACGGCGATGAGGAGAACGGGGACGCGATCCTACGGGACGTGGAGCGGGGGCTGCGCGAGCTACGCTCCCATGGCGATCTCGCCGAGCTCCTGCTCTCGCAGGGGGAGATCTGCGTTCTGAGAGCCCAGGCCCCCGAGGTCCGATCGAGGGCGCGGGAAGGGATCCTCGAGGCACGCGGCCTCTTTCGCCGTCTGGACCGCCGCCGCCAGATCCACCGATGCGACATTCTCCTCGAGTCGCTGAGACCTCCTTCGTGCGATGTCCAGCGGGGTCTTGAGAGCTTCGCCAACAAGCCGCCGCGCGTCCCGCGCGTGAGGCGCCTGTCGCAGCTGGGCTTCCTCACGGCGGACCCGCGGATCCTCAGGGCGCTCGAGCCTCTCGAGTCGCTCGCGCATACCTCGATTCCGATTCTCGTCCTCGGCGAGAGCGGGACGGGGAAGGAGGTCCTGGCGAGGGCGCTCCATCGCGCATCGGGCGGGAAGGGGCCGTTCGTGGCGGTCAACTGCGGGGCCCTGCCGAGCGAGCTTCAGGAGAGCGAGCTCTTCGGGCATGTCCGAGGCGCTTTCACCGGCGCGGTCGCCGACAAGATCGGCCTCTTCGAGGCCGCGGACACGGGATCGCTCCTGCTCGACGAGGTGGGGGAGATGACCCCGCGCGCCCAGGTGAAGCTCCTTCGCGTGCTCGAGCTCGGGGAGATCCGTCGAGTGGGGGAGACGCGCATCAGGAGAGTGCGTGCCCGCGTCATCGCCGCAACCAACGCCGATCTGGACGCGCAGGTTCGCACGGGGGCCTTTCGCCGCGACCTCTACTACCGTCTCTGCGGGCTCAAGATCGAGCTTCCTCCTCTCCGGGAGCGCCTCGGGGATGTGCCCCTTCTCGCCTCGCACTTCGTCGATCTCTTCGGCAACCACGACGGCCCCCCGCCTACGCTCTCATCGGGAGCCCTCGACAGGCTCCTGCAGCACACCTGGCCGGGGAACGTCCGCGAGCTCCGTTTCACGGTGGAGAAGGCCGTGGCGCTCACGAAGGCTCTCTCCAGGTCGAGCGTCGAAGCCGATTGCATCGACATCGAGGCGCCGGTCGACCCCGCGCCGATTCCGGCCCCAATGCCCGCGCGGGAGCGGGCCGAGGGCGCGGAGGGTCTGGGATGCTACATGGAGAACATGGAGCGGCGGCTGATTCTCAAGGCGCTGGAGGAGAACAAGTGGAATCGAACGCGGGCCGCCCGGTCCCTCGGCGGGATGAGCCGCACGACGCTGATCGGGAAGATGAAGCGGCTCGGTCTCTTTCCCGGCCCGGGGCGCGGCGATCCCGATTGTGGGGAGGCGGAATCGCCCGGCGAACGGGCGCAGGCGTGCGCCGAGACAGGGGCCGCCTAGTCTCTCCAGCGGGCCAGGTGCGGGGAGAGGACGCTGCCGGCGGCGGTGAACCAGCCTCCCACGTAGAGATCCGTTTCCCCGCCGGCCAGGGCTTTCACCCTGTCGCTCAACCCGGTTCCGAGCGGCGACCAGTAAGCGCCGCTCCAGACAGCGATGTGGTTGCAGAGGAAGCCGTCCGCCACGTAGAAGTCGCCTCCCGCGACGATTCGCCCCGCATGCAGGGCGAGGGCGGCCAGCGGTCCGTCCATTCCCGAGCCGAGGGGCATCCAGGTCGATCCGTCCCATCGCGCGACGTTTCGCGCGGGGACCGAGCCGGCGCGGTCGAAGAGGCCTCCGGCCACAAGATCCCCCTCGATCGCGAGCAGAGCCCGCACCGCGCCGTCGATGCCGGCTCCTAGCGCGACCCACTCCACTCCCGTCCACCGCGCGATCCTCGAGAGCGTGATCTCCCCGGAGGCCGTGAAGTCTCCCGCCGCGACGAGATCGCCTTCGAAGACGGCAAGAGCGTAGACGCCCCCGTCCAGGCCTCGGCCGAGCGCCCTCCATCGGGAGCCATCCCATCGGGCGATGTGATTGACCGTGTCGGATCCGGCGGTCGTGAACTCCCCTCCGGCGAAGATCCCTCCCTCGTGCGCGAGCAGGACATGGACGGTTCCGTCCAGACCCCCTCCCAGAGGCGCCCAGGCGGCGCCGTCCCATTGCGCGATCCGGCGGCAGTCGGCGCCTCCCGCGGATGTGAAGGAGCCGCCGGCGAAGATCCTGCCGTCCGAGAAGGCCAGCGCATAGACCGCATCGTTCATCCCGGAGCCCAGCGCCTCCCAGGAGGAGCCGTCCCAGAGCGCGATCCGGTCGGCCGGGACATCGCCCGCTTCATGAAACCATCCTCCGGCAGCGAGCAGGCCTCCCTCGCGCGCGAGGGCGAAGACGTAGCCGTCGGTTCCGTGGGCGGCGAAGCCTGCCCACCAGCTGGAGTCGCTGGTCAGGAGGCCCGGGATGCCGAGGACGACATTGGAGAGGGAGGAGGAGTTCTCCGCCTCATCGAACGATCGAAGCGCGAAGTAGTGGGGTTTCCCCCTGGCGAGATGGTCCACGAGGACCGTCTCGGGCGAGCCGCCGGGCAAGGGTGTCGCTCCCCCGGTCGCGCGGGTGGCCGACTCCCAGTTGGCGTCGCTCAGGGGGGCCTGGCCGTACCTGATGTCGTATCGTGCCGCTGTTCCATCGAGGCCGTCGTCTCCCGGTGCGGTCCAGTAGAGGCGAACCGTGGAGTCGCCCGTGGCCGAAGCGGAGAGGTCTCGGACAGCGGAGGGAGGGA
It includes:
- a CDS encoding AAA family ATPase, whose amino-acid sequence is MSPHAVFDRRVRQLSLFTVPLREAESAWLSGIEREARELLESSTANRESREESRGRLDGARAIAHLIADAAGERAICCAIGMLALEGGRWPSAVEAFETVFRLSTDRRDQALALLGKARALRETDPPAASLSCCAAALRRARWGARGLLISRIRLLVAEGYLLTGDLRRARRCLDRLGEIAGPQGQRWLRASFLRAEAELLRAQCRHGAAEALFKEAIEVVRTAEGPCVPGGATRTSLLRLLARCLLDQGRREEAGQRIEEALAAADGTDPLERRRVEFQGAMLRYADGDEENGDAILRDVERGLRELRSHGDLAELLLSQGEICVLRAQAPEVRSRAREGILEARGLFRRLDRRRQIHRCDILLESLRPPSCDVQRGLESFANKPPRVPRVRRLSQLGFLTADPRILRALEPLESLAHTSIPILVLGESGTGKEVLARALHRASGGKGPFVAVNCGALPSELQESELFGHVRGAFTGAVADKIGLFEAADTGSLLLDEVGEMTPRAQVKLLRVLELGEIRRVGETRIRRVRARVIAATNADLDAQVRTGAFRRDLYYRLCGLKIELPPLRERLGDVPLLASHFVDLFGNHDGPPPTLSSGALDRLLQHTWPGNVRELRFTVEKAVALTKALSRSSVEADCIDIEAPVDPAPIPAPMPARERAEGAEGLGCYMENMERRLILKALEENKWNRTRAARSLGGMSRTTLIGKMKRLGLFPGPGRGDPDCGEAESPGERAQACAETGAA